The DNA region AATGTACCACGAGCTCAAGACTATGGAACTCATTGATATTTTTTGGTTGGCAAAACAGTGCCAAGCTTTTGTTGTAATATGGTAATTTCCTCGAGGGATTGATTCaaacttgttttggtttttttggttttgggatgTAGAAGTAGAAGAACTAGTATGGAACGTGTTTCTGATCTAATTTGCAATGTCCGTATGTAAATATGATGCTTTTGATGGGTTTTATGAGCTCCAAAATCTGGATGTATGAATTACACTAGTAAAACTTTCTTACCGAACTCATGTTCCTTTCTTAACAGAAGGTCCGAACACAACATCTAAGGCATCTAGGCCATTTCTTATCTAAACGCAACAAACAGCAACGTAgactagaaagtagaaacaaacaacaacgaATTTACATGTTTAGCTTCCCTATTGTCGCGAAGGTAGTAAACGTAGGCTAGAAACAAGCAACACGTTGAGCTTGTTGAACCCTGCCTGCAAATTGAAATGTATGTGTCAAAGTAATGGGCTGGGCTTGAAAGCCCATGGAATAATTAGACATAAGTCAATGGTACTGAAGAGAAAACCGGGGAGTTGGTGAGATAGACCGGGGTTTTGTCTATTGTTATATTGTACCTTTTAGAAGGAAACGACAAGTAGACGGAGTCACGGATTCAGAgactttaatattttacatatacaCCCTGAACGCGTTGTCTTCTGACGACGATTTACAGTAACTAACTACTAACCACGTtgcttttttattctttcactAAATCACtccaaaattattcattttcgTAAATCACATGATATGACTAGGTAGTTTAGGAATAGATTGACCCCAAAAATCCAACCGAATACAAAGTGGGCATCATGATGATCGCAACTTGTTTTTcgtcattagaaaaaaaaaaaagagtttatttGTAGTTTAATCAAACTAGGATTAAGATTTGGTTTTTGACTTGGTGGTTACCCAACTAAAACTGGATTTTCAGAAAGTTAAAATGATTGGTTGGGGTTTAGTTAGATTTATTTACCGGTGAATTTTAGGTAGTGaatgaataatttatttgtcTGATAGTGCATGGTGGCCACGTCACGGTGGTGACTAGTAGAATATTTACTTCTTCCACTGACGTAGTAGTTAAGTAAAGTAAGTAACTcctttttttactatttattagcGAGACACTTTCTCACTTACAATTTTACCACTGTctatatatctaatactaatCTACTCGTTTCCCGTGAGTAATGATGTACAGTATTTATTACCTCTGTTTCTGTATTATTCCATTGCAGCATTGCTAATCaggtttattaaaaaacaattagtcaaaaacagaatatttaaaagagaaaagatagtAAAAAAGCGGCCATTAAAACAGGGGAAAAAGGTGAAAATTAAAGTCAGCCAGAAGTGTGTAAATGTCCTTAAATGACTCAACTCAGTCCACCCGCTAATCTCGCCCTTCCttcatccttttctttttttttttctttttttcttctaattgttgacaaaattggtttcttctttcaaatcaCAGTCGTAGTACCACACCCACCATCACATTACATGCTTCCCTTTACTCTGCACTCTCTCAATCCCATCTAATTCCCAAAATGCCCTTATCTCCATCTTCCTCCTTCTACCTCTTTCTCTCCTccatcttcctcctcctccttcccctttctctctcctctccatTCAGTACGTCACCCTCCTCCTTATCTCTATCTCTCCGTCTAGATCTGACTAATGATTAACTGAACTCatcctctgttttcttatttctgttGCAGATACATCTTTCATCATTGACTGTGGAAGTCCCGAAGGTTCAACAGACGCATTCAACCGCACATGGCTCCCCGATCAATTTTACACCGGAGGAAGCACCGCCGTCGTCTCCGAGCCTCTTCGATTCCATCAAATCGCCGAGAAAACCATCAGGTACTTCCCTCTCTCCTTCGGCAAGAAGAATTGCTACGTCGTTCCTCTCCCTCCTGGTCGTTACTATCTCCGAACTTTCACCGTTTACGATAACTACGACGGTAAATCTCACTCCCCGTCCTTTGATGTCTCCGTCGAAGGCACCCTTGTTTTCTCCTGGAGATCTCCTTGGCCTGAGGGTTTCCTTCGCGAAGGCTCTTACTCTGATCTCTTTGCCTTTATCGGTGACGGTGAGCTCGATTTGTGCTTTTACAGCATCGCTACTGATCCTCCTATTGTAGGTTCGTTGGAAGTCTTGCAAGTTGATCCTTCTTCCTACGACGCCGACGGGACTGGTCAGAATGTTCTGTTGGTTAACTACGGGAGGCTCTCGTGCGGCTCGGATCAGTGGGGACCTGGGTTCACTAACCACACCGATAGTTTCGGACGGTCGTGGCAATCCGATGAAGATTTCCGATCGGACGATTCGAAATCGGTGGCGAGGTCGTTGTCTACGGTTGAGAAGATCAAAGGAGTGAACCAGGCGCCTAACTATTTCCCGATGAAGCTTTATCAAACGGCGGTTACGGCTTCTCGTGGTGGTGGTTCGTTGGTTTACGAGCTTGAGGTTGATGCGAAGCTTGATTACTTGCTTTGGTTTCATTTCTCTGAGATTGATTCTACTGTGAAGAAGGCTGGGCAAAGAGTGTTTGATCTTGTGGTGAATGATAACAATGTGAGCAGAGTTGATGTGTTCCATGAGGTTGGTGGATTTGCTGCGTTTAGTTTGAACTATACTGTGAAGAATCTGAGTAGTACGACTGTGACTGTGAAATTGTCTTCTGTTTCCGGTGCACCGATCATTAGTGGGCTTGAGAATTACGCTATTGTTCCTGCTGATATGGCTACAGTGCCTGAACAAGGTATGNNNNNNNNNNNNNNNNNNNNNNNNNNNNNNNNNNNNNNNNNNNNNNNNNNNNNNNNNNNNNNNNNNNNNNNNNNNNNNNNNNNNNNNNNNNNNNNNNNNNNNNNNNNNNNNNNNNNNNNNNNNNNNNNNNNNNNNNNNNNNNNNNNNNNNNNNNNNNNNNNNNNNNNNNNNNNNNNNNNNNNNNNNNNNNNNNNNNNNNNNNNNNNNNNNNNNNNNNNNNNNNNNNNNNNNNNNNNNNNNNNNNNNNNNNNNNNNNNNNNNNNNNNNNNNNNNNNNNNNNNNNNNNNNNNNNNNNNNNNNNNNNNNNNNNNNNNNNNNNNNNNNNNNNNNNNNNNNNNNNNNNNNNNNNNNNNNNNNNNNNNNNNNNNNNNNNNNNNNNNNNNNNNNNNNNNNNNNNNNNNNNNNNNNNNNNNNNNNNNNNNNNNNNNNNNNNNNNNNNNNNNNNNNNNNNNNNNNNNNNNNNNNNNNNNNNNNNNNNNNNNNNNNNNNNNNNNNNNNNNNNNNNNNNNNNNNNNNNNNNNNNNNNNNNNNNNNNNNNNNNNNNNNNNNNNNNNNNNNNNNNNNNNNNNNNNNNNNNNNNNNNNNNNNNNNNNNNNNNNNNNNNNNNNNNNNNNNNNNNNNNNNNNNNNNNNNNNNNNNNNNNNNNNNNNNNNNNNNNNNNNNNNNNNNNNNNNNNNNNNNNNNNNNNNNNNNNNNNNNNNNNNNNNNNNNNNNNNNNNNNNNNNNNNNNNNNNNNNNNNNNNNNNNNNNNNNNNNNNNNNNNNNNNNNNNNNNNNNNNNNNNNNNNNNNNNNNNNNNNNNNNNNNNNNNNNNNNNNNNNNNNNNNNNNNNNNNNNNNNNNNNNNNNNNNNNNNNNNNNNNNNNNNNNNNNNNNNNNNNNNNNNNNNNNNNNNNNNNNNNNNNNNNNNNNNNNNNNNNNNNNNNNNNNNNNNNNNNNNNNNNNNNNNNNNNNNNNNNNNNNNNNNNNNNNNNNNNNNNNNNNNNNNNNNNNNNNNNNNNNNNNNNNNNNNNNNNNNNNNNNNNNNNNNNNNNNNNNNNNNNNNNNNNNNNNNNNNNNNNNNNNNNNNNNNNNNNNNNNNNNNNNNNNNNNNNNNNNNNNNNNNNNNNNNNNNNNNNNNNNNNNNNNNNNNNNNNNNNNNNNNNNNNNNNNNNNNNNNNNNNNNNNNNNNACTGTGAAGAAGGCTGGGCAAAGAGTGTTTGATCTTGTTGTGAATGATAACAATGTGAGCAGAGTTGATGTGTTCCATGAGGTTGGTGGATTTGCTGCGTTTAGTTTGAACTATACTGTGAAGAATCTGAGTAGTACGACTGTGACTGTGAAATTGTCTTCTGTTTCCGGTGCACCGATCATTAGTGGGCTTGAGAATTACGCTATTGTTCCTGCTGATATGGCTACAGTGCCTGAACAAGGTATGCCAGATTAAAAAGGATAGTCGAACACTGTTTTTGGTGGATAaaaacatttatgttttttcttgatttgatttgacTTCTGAGAATAATAATAAGCCTTGAGCAAATTGGTTTGTTTTGCAGTGACTGCTATGAAAGCATTGAAGGATTCGCTACGTGTACCTGATAGAATGGGTTGGAATGGTGATCCATGTGCTCCTACTAACTGGGATGCTTGGGAAGGAGTCTCATGCCGGGCAAACTCACAAGGATCTGCTCTTGTGATATTCCAAATGTGAGTTTCATGGATGCAGACAGTAACTAGAACTGGCTTGTCTTAAATACCGTCACGTTGTGTGATAAAGGAAAGCAAAGGACTTGATTATGGGttacaaattaatttgtttatctgGAATTTTGTATTCTGGGCATTATAATAAGTTTCCAGCAACTTCTTGGAATAGTGTTAACTATGGATGGTAATATTGCCTTATTTTGGTGCTCGTTGTTTCTTATGTCTGCATTGTGGTTTTCTTACTATTAATATGTTATCATGTAATGCTTAATATAGGGAGttgttatatatttctttacttGTTTCAGAGACCTTGGAAGCCAAGGCTTGAAAGGATTCATCAGTGAACAAATAAGTCTGCTGACGAATTTGAATAGCTTGTAAGTATCTCAACTATTGACTTTGTTTATCTTTCTCAGATTTCGTAGCTCTTTGTAATGCATTTGGATTGTGAGACACAAAGTAACTCGATTATCTCATATTCTCTGGGAAAAGGCATTTATGagtttttcatttgttttcttgcaGGAACTTGAGTTCAAATACCTTAACTGGTCAACTACCTTTGGGTCTTGGGCATAAATCCCTTGTGAGTCTGTAAGTTAACATACCTCGGTCCATCATCAGTTgccaaaatttgattataaatgcATAAACGGAAATCTTTTCAGCTTGTTACTACTTCAAATTGTAGATAACTTATTTTAAATGCGTACCTGACAATAAAACAATGATATTAGAGTTGGTTTagagaaaccaaagaaacaattCTGGCTCGGTACATTTGTGTTTATTGTTTGCCTATTTGGATTGCAGTGACTTATCAAACAATCAGCTCACAGGACCAATACCTGAAAGTCTGTCCTTGTCAAGCCTAAAGCTCGTGTAAGAATCTGCTTCATAACATTATTTCTAACGTAACTGTTCTGTGTCAATATTTTTCTCCAATCAATGTGAAAAACAACCACTATCTATTTGAAAGACAAGGAAATAATGATTCATGTTAACACAACTATATTAGCATTCAATATTAGATGATTAATAAGTAGAGTATGCCTAACAAGGTTTTGATGACAACCATCTTTATTGGCGTTAACATGAACGCTGATTGATTTCTCTAtgatgtgttgttaggcttttGAATGGCAACGAATTGCAAGGAAAGGTACCAGAGGAGGTTTATTCAGTTGGTGTTCATGGTGGAATTATCGAGTAAGTTAAATTTAAAAGTCCACATGTAATAGTAATAATGTAGTCTATATTTGTTTCATCAATGGCAACTTACCTTCCTTTTTATTATCAATGGCTTTGTTCTTTGATCCATAAGCTCACGCTCTACAACAATTTCCTTCCTTTTTACAGTCTCTCTGGAAACAAAGGATTATGCGGCGTACCATCTCTTCCGTCATGTCCACTATTATGGGAGAATGGCCACTTATCCAAAGGGGGTAAAATAGCCATAGCCATATCTTGTGTGGTGTTTGTCACTCTGGTTCTCCTGGTCATTTACTTGTGCTGCATCTGGAGAGGAAGGCATGATTACGACTTTGCTCCTCCTCACGATTTGACATGTAAGTAAAATTCCTCaatattgaagatgatgaaggacATTCTTGAATTTtgatctctctcactctctctgtcTTTGTATGTGTGTTGTTGCAGCGCTAGCAGCGAAGAGAAACAGATACCAGAGGCAAAAGTCGCTAATGCTACTGGAAATGGAGAGCCAACACGCGAAAGGGATGCCCACACTACCCCTGAATTCGCAATAGCCGAGAAAGAGAGGTAGGAAGAGATTTGACTTGGAGAGCAAGGAGATGAGATGAGGATTAGAGAATTTATGTGTAATTAGTATACGAAGCATTACTCTTCAAGAAGACTCCCCGCACAAATAACATCGAAGGAGAAAAGAGTGTGAAATTATcccacaaaaagaagaaagtaagaactcaatcttcttccttcactGTAATATCATTTTTGTTGGTCTCTCTTAGatatatgataatattaattgATACACATTCTTACTTACGCCCTCCCCTGTATCTGTGTTGTTTGTATCACACCACGTTActgttcccttttttttttgaggttaaTGGATATCACCATATATGGATTGACCAAACTTGTCTCTACAATAGAATTAAAATTAACAAGAGTGAAACATCCGATGATTTTTCCCTGGGTTAGAAGAGCTTAGAAAATGGCAGACCCTGAGGATGGATGTTCCTTTTCGGTTGGTGGTTTACGATGCTTACTGTTTCCAACTAAATTACTGATATCTATTAGTAAATGGGCCACAGATCAGCCCATAACGGCAAAGTTTGTCAAATGACACCGTGAGGTGATAATTATTGACAACCtttgttttaaaacttaattttaatttttctttggttttgtttattaaacAATGTTCTGACTTTTGTTATACTCTTACGACCCCGAGACTTTTTTATACTCGTCTCCATTCGATATCATCTACTCGAgatgttgtttatgtttttatttgaatGAAAGTTAACGATAATACTATACTTTCATATAAATTGTTGGTTTTTCATCATGTTTATTTATAGTAGTCTTGGCTTTCGCAAAACCCATCTGTCTGGCTTGACTTGTAAcgttatttgtttcttcttcttcttctataaggCTTTTGACTTGTATAACTAATCATACATTTCCCTCTCTGTTAATGAAGTACCATTCACACTTCTGCTCCTTCTTCTATTAATTTTCTCATCTTTCCATTTTAATTTTCCAACTTGAAATTGGAATATTTGACGGtggaaaaaaatgttaaattatttgaCATTTGGAGAGAGCCTAACTGCATGCAGGTCCCGCTGTATAgtatttatgttataaatgcTGACTTGGACCCTCTCATTAAGCTTACAGTCGTGTTATTCCTAATActattttcttctatataaattcaaaaagGAAATGTAATTCtagaaagaataaagaaattaCACATTTTTCTCATATAGTGTCTTACGGTAGgccatgtaatatatattcacaCTACCATGAAAATAATCTCTCATGAtggattatattattattggagCTCCGACTAGTCTATAATTAGAAAGAAACTTAAATATATTGTGGATTCAATTCGTCCACGCTATTTGAATAACTCAAAGGTTTTATATGCATATATTGAAATGTCTTCTCTATAATAAGTCACAACGACCGGATATATATGAGGATGCGTATACAGTATATGTATTTAATTACTACAACCAACTAGATATGGTTCTCGCTTTGTAATCTTTCACGTGATTTGAACTTTTATTTATACGTTCAAATTAATGACACATAACTACAATGTATTATCGTGTTGATTTTCAAATGGAACATATAACTAATTAGCCGCGGTGCTCTGCGCTGTTTTATCTCCTCCACGCTATTACATTGGAGTAAGGGAAACAGCGTAAAGAAGAGTTAACAAGTTTGAATGGACGTAAAGAACTAAAGACCATAAATCAATGATGTTGATATGTAGTATAGTACTTTGTCtccttatttttttcctaacagATGTGTCATAAATTTGAGATTTAAACCATGCGAAGGATTTTAAATGCAAATGAAGCTCTGGACAGATATATTTGGGCGATTCTCTATTGACTTCATACATTTGGCAAAACTATTGACTTCGTTGACCTCGATGTACGTAAGCTAATTGTCTCCGGGTCTTTTGggttacatttttataattatattacttaACTCTTAATATGGACCGGCTTGTTTCAACTATTTGCCACACATGATTAAGTCACTAAACTAATGCATCATTTAGCAATTGACTCCATAAGTTTCCTAATTTTAATTATGGTTCTGATCATTGGCACGTATACAGAAGAGGATTACGAAATCGACACAAGAAAAGTCAATCTACATGTCAATAAAGTTTTACTTGTTCGCCATAATTAATATGTGATAAGACTCTATATAGTTGTTCTATCTATGTACATCATATACATTATATGAATACAGAATAtacatgtgtgtttgttgtgtgtatgtgtataaCCACGAATACACTATTGTATATAAATTGATACGTATATACACATTACATGTAAATGTGTAAAGATATACATCGATCTGTAGGGTTTAAAATGAGCAACTATGAGAGCAACTAGcaggaaaaagaaagcaaatcttATCTTTACAAACTAGAtcagaagaaactaaaatatcTATTAGATAAAAAGACGTAAGAGATAGACTACATAGTTGCTTAaagaatttgttttgtaaaaatagCCAGCCCCAAttggtttaaaataaatttatttgactTTATTAATGTTGGGTTGTGCGTACCGTGTCGGCAGATGGCAGCACATAattctaacaaaatatatttgttcaAACCTATAACGACTGATATCAATCGTAACAACATATTTGGTTGTATAAGAAAAGCGGTTTTACTGTAcagtacggttcaactgcggtacatgcggaagaaaaatatttatggGACAAATGCGGTTTATAATAAATAAGTGATACAAAATAATGTGTGATTGTGAAAAAACTATTAGCGGTATTGTTAATAAGAAAATGTTTTGgttcttaataagaaaatttttaaacatgttattttacttttaacaatatatttggttatacacatatatatatatttatataatattttaaaaaatgataaagatttggaaaaataaaattgtacagTTGAAGTATAATTCAAGGaagatgtataattttaaaaaataaagtaaattggataacaaattttacaaaataatattctaaaaataatcTTGTATCACcgtaaatacaattttaatataattgattttataaaaaactgAGAGAAATACATTTctgataaataaaaacattagcatgcaataaatatatatgcttACAAAACCGcataaaaaaattccaaaacacATGAAATATGAGCGTTATTACTGTTGAATGcgtttttcagtttctttttgcAAATTTGAATCGCACTTTGaactactatttttttattagcaaaagagaaaacgcACAGCATCTTTATGTTGATTGGTGAACTCAAATGACATTCATAATAAACCGTCCCACTTTTTACAATTAAGCCACTCCCATTCACTACCTATATATGTGTTTTAGCGTGTTTAATGTAATTTTAGatttgtagacttgtagtaCATCATACAAGTGgaaattacattattattaatgaaaTGATCTTAAGTAAACAAAAGctgcatgcaaaaaaaaaaagatcttaagTAAACAAAACTCATACATTTGCATGGTTTgaccaaaatgattttttgtttaaacattgtaattgttgttattttttgtttcttttgtaattgttgttatttttttatttcttttgtaattGTTGTTATTTGTCGACGAGAAAATTTATATGCATGTGATCGTGCAAAATGGTATTAGCCAATCGATgaatatgtattattttttatcattaatcGTGTGGTTTAATTTCAGGTATATAGACTAGCGTTTTatcgaaattaaaaaaaaaaacatattatttgtttcaaaCATGTTTTAAAGTATTGTTATCATAAAAAGGAGTTGTGCAACAATATCATTCTCACCTACCTAAGGGTATTTTCCCTAatgataaattatattattcataGTTACTTCAGTAGATATGAATCAGAAGTTGGCAATTTATTGTGATACTGGATTGTTTAACTATgcaataaagaaaatatatgctACGTTGTTCTTTCGAATTTCACCTATATTATTGATGTGTTCATGTTATGCAGTTATACAACGTTTCAATTTGACTTACGATAtctatcccttttttttttttattgaacgAACGATATCTATCCTTGGCAAAGATTATATAACGTATTAACGTTTATTGaccaaacaaaaattgttttctttttgtctgtATTTCAATATGGTTTTCATATGATTTCCACTCGATAAATAGAAAAAGATTGTcaataagcaaaaaaacaagaaaaagaaaggataaAAACCATCGAAAACAAAGCCAATGGGTTTATTTTAACTGTTTAAGTAATGTGGCATTCAGGTCGGATCAGTAGCCGTCGTGGAGCGCACCAATGGTTAACGATTCTCTCGAGTGTTCCTTTACTGGTCAACAAAAGCAGTCTCCAATTTTATTCTCTCATGTGTTTTACACAAATATACTAATTGTTAATTACTCAccactattctttttttttttNNNNNNNNNNNNNNNNNNNNNNNNNNNNNNNNNNNNNNNNNNNNNNNNNNNNNNNNNNNNNNNNNNNNNNNNNNNNNNNNNNNNNNNNNNNNNNNNNNNNNNNNNNNNNNNNNNNNNNNNNNNNNNNNNNNNNNNNNNNNNNNNNNNNNNNNNNNNNNNNNNNNNNNNNNNNNNNNNNNNNNNNNNNNNNNNNNNNNNNNNNNNNNNNNNNNNNNNNNNNNNNNNNNNNNNNNNNNNNNNNNNNNNNNNNNNNNNNNNNNNNNNNNNNNNNNNNNNNNNNNNNNNNNNNNNNNNNNNNNNNNNNNNNNNNNNNNNNNNNNNNNNNNNNNNNNNNNNNNNNNNNNNNNNNNNNNNNNNNNNNNNNNNNNNNNNNNNNNNNNNNNNNNNNNNNNNNNNNNNNNNNNNNNNNNNNNNNNNNNNNNNNNNNNNNNNNNNNNNNNNNNNNNNNNNNNNNNNNNNNNNNNNNNNNNNNNNNNNNNNNNNNNNNNNNNNNNNNNNNNNNNNNNNNNNNNNNNNNNNNNNNNNNNNNNNNNNNNNNNNNNNNNNNNNNNNNNNNNNNNNNNNNNNNNNNNNNNNNNNNNNNNNNNNNNNNNNNNNNNNNNNNNNNNNNNNNNNNNNNNNNNNNNNNNNNNNNNNNNNNNNNNNNNNNNNNNNNNNNNNNNNNNNNNNNNNNNNNNNNNNNNNNNNNNNNNNNNNNNNNNNNNNNNNNNNNNNNNNNNNNNNNNNNNNNNNNNNNNNNNNNNNNNNNNNNNNNNNNNNNNNNNNNNNNNNNNNNNNNNNNNNNNNNNNNNNNNNNNNNNNNNNNNNNNNNNNNNNNNNNNNNNNNNNNNNNNNNNNNNNNNNNNNNNNNNNNNNNNNNNNNNNNNNNNNNNNNNNNNNNNNNNNNNNNNNNNNNNNNNNNNNNNNNNNNNNNNNNNNNNNNNNNNNNNNNNNNNNNNNNNNNNNNNNNNNNNNNNNNNNNNNNNNNNNNNNNNNNNNNNNNNNNNNNNNNNNNNNNNNNNNNNNNNNNNNNNNNNNNNNNNNNNNNNNNNNNNNNNNNNNNNNNNNNNNNNNNNNNNNNNNNNNNNNNNNNNNNNNNNNNNNNNNN from Camelina sativa cultivar DH55 chromosome 3, Cs, whole genome shotgun sequence includes:
- the LOC104776685 gene encoding putative leucine-rich repeat receptor-like serine/threonine-protein kinase At2g14440 isoform X2 — translated: MPLSPSSSFYLFLSSIFLLLLPLSLSSPFNTSFIIDCGSPEGSTDAFNRTWLPDQFYTGGSTAVVSEPLRFHQIAEKTIRYFPLSFGKKNCYVVPLPPGRYYLRTFTVYDNYDGKSHSPSFDVSVEGTLVFSWRSPWPEGFLREGSYSDLFAFIGDGELDLCFYSIATDPPIVGSLEVLQVDPSSYDADGTGQNVLLVNYGRLSCGSDQWGPGFTNHTDSFGRSWQSDEDFRSDDSKSVARSLSTVEKIKGVNQAPNYFPMKLYQTAVTASRGGGSLVYELEVDAKLDYLLWFHFSEIDSTVKKAGQRVFDLVVNDNNVSRVDVFHEVGGFAAFSLNYTVKNLSSTTVTVKLSSVSGAPIISGLENYAIVPADMATVPEQVTAMKALKDSLRVPDRMGWNGDPCAPTNWDAWEGVSCRANSQGSALVIFQIDLGSQGLKGFISEQISLLTNLNSLNLSSNTLTGQLPLGLGHKSLVSLDLSNNQLTGPIPESLSLSSLKLVLLNGNELQGKVPEEVYSVGVHGGIIDLSGNKGLCGVPSLPSCPLLWENGHLSKGGKIAIAISCVVFVTLVLLVIYLCCIWRGRHDYDFAPPHDLTSLAAKRNRYQRQKSLMLLEMESQHAKGMPTLPLNSQ
- the LOC104776685 gene encoding putative leucine-rich repeat receptor-like serine/threonine-protein kinase At2g14440 isoform X1, giving the protein MPLSPSSSFYLFLSSIFLLLLPLSLSSPFNTSFIIDCGSPEGSTDAFNRTWLPDQFYTGGSTAVVSEPLRFHQIAEKTIRYFPLSFGKKNCYVVPLPPGRYYLRTFTVYDNYDGKSHSPSFDVSVEGTLVFSWRSPWPEGFLREGSYSDLFAFIGDGELDLCFYSIATDPPIVGSLEVLQVDPSSYDADGTGQNVLLVNYGRLSCGSDQWGPGFTNHTDSFGRSWQSDEDFRSDDSKSVARSLSTVEKIKGVNQAPNYFPMKLYQTAVTASRGGGSLVYELEVDAKLDYLLWFHFSEIDSTVKKAGQRVFDLVVNDNNVSRVDVFHEVGGFAAFSLNYTVKNLSSTTVTVKLSSVSGAPIISGLENYAIVPADMATVPEQVTAMKALKDSLRVPDRMGWNGDPCAPTNWDAWEGVSCRANSQGSALVIFQIDLGSQGLKGFISEQISLLTNLNSLNLSSNTLTGQLPLGLGHKSLVSLDLSNNQLTGPIPESLSLSSLKLVLLNGNELQGKVPEEVYSVGVHGGIIDLSGNKGLCGVPSLPSCPLLWENGHLSKGGKIAIAISCVVFVTLVLLVIYLCCIWRGRHDYDFAPPHDLTSLAAKRNRYQRQKSLMLLEMESQHAKGMPTLPLNSQ